One Salvia splendens isolate huo1 chromosome 1, SspV2, whole genome shotgun sequence genomic window, TTTCTACCATTTTTAATATCTACGTGTTCTCTTCGTTCAGGTTCTTTTGTTATCAGAATAAAGGCATGATAGTCCATTGAAATGGTGCCGGAATTGCTGGCTGATGCTTGTGTTGAaacttcttttctttcttgcaGTTGTAAATCGTACTTGTACACCACCTACTCTATCTTTCTGTTACTCATGCATGACTGAAGCTGTCTTATTTACGCAATTGTTATCAGAAAAATGGTTATTTCAATCTGCTGTGTCTTCTTTCTAGACTTCAGTTTTGTAAAGTCTGTTGCCTTGAATTGTTGGACAGATGCGTAATAATCTCAGGCGAAGTTCCATGCTACTATACTACTACTTTCCTACTTTTTGTTAGCAGTGTATCAAGCTTTCATGGCACACTTGTTTGCGTTTCTTTGTATTTGTCCTGAACTTAATATGAGAATTGACGTGAATTCTGATTCTAGTAGAGAACTTATATCTCTTCGTCCTACTTTTCTATCTTGATTAGTTGATTTGTGTTTGAAtcgtataaaaaataaatataatcatGTTTTGAGTGATTTTGAATTCGAATGCTATGTGGTTAGAATCAGAAGGCTCAGGAGCATCTCCAACAAGGAAGGGTAAATAAAAGAGGTATATCATCTATATACCTcctcaaaaagtgaaatatactctTCCAAAAAGAAATATACTCCAAAGGAAAAGAGTATACAGAAAGGtaaatgatttttaaaatataaaataatagtacaaaatgtattaaaaaCACATAAAGTGTGATACCTTTTCAAATACATTATACATTCtcccttggagaatgatttttcaggAAAAGAAGACAAATGTGGTAGTTATAAaattttacctctccatcattgatggagaggtaaagatacctcttcaaaatgagaaaatgtataataccttctcaaatacctctcccattggagaatgatttttcatgaaaaaaaaggtaaatatggtagttatataaCTTTACCTCTTCATTTACCTcacccttggagatgctctcacTCATCTTGAGCTTCGAAGCTGTTCTAAGGAACTCGACATTTAATCAAAACACATGCACAAGAAATGCTTTTCAACATTACTTATTCATTGATGTTATAAAAATGTTCATGTGACTACTACACattcaatatttataaaaacaagAATTCACCTTAAAGACAGAGGTTGCTGAAATGATATTCTGCTATACACAGATGTGGCCACAGAATGAATTGCATGCTCATCGCAAGGGTTCCACCGCCTTAAATTTCTAATCTACAATATCACCTTTAAATGAATCCCATTGCTACCAGAGCAAAACGAATCAGAGGTACAAGTCAGTCACAAGCTGAGTATCAAACCAAAATTCACTTCTCTAGTTCTGCAAAGGCTGGAGTTCCTGCTCTGCTACAACCGTATCAACAGGCTTGTACAGGACTTCGGCCAGGTTCCGGTTCCTCCTCCAGATAAACCATCCCCCAGATGCCAGCATTCCAATTACAATCACTACAGCGAATGCTATGACGAAAGCCAAGTAATGTTGTCGCCACCTTGTcctaaaaaaaaactcattaaGTTGTGTAATTTCTCAGTCTCACATGAATACATGATGAAAACAAGTCGGGAAGAAAATGAATGATACCGCTTAGTATAACTATTTACATAACAGTCCCATCGAAGAATCAGATTAAGTCTAAACTACATGCAATAAATAAACTTGAAAGCGCAGATCTGAGTGAATGAAATTATGTTTCAGGACATGAATAGGAAAATGTCATCATCCACCAAATCCAAAAGAATCCGTCCTTCACAATTTATAGAAAAGTCCATcctcagaaaaaagaatcacCATGACTTGCATTaaatgaaaacacaaaaaaagaaTACTTCAATTTACCTCTCAGGTGGCGGTTCCAAGCTCCATTCAGACAATTTGTAGCTTCCAAAACTATCAGGGAGATGCAACTGATTTCCACTCAACCTGGATACAATTTTCTAGCAAAAGAATAGAAAAATGTTAATCTAAACAATGCTACCACCTCATAACCAAAATGATGAAAATCTTCTCcagtacaattttttttaccataGCAGTAGCATTAGAGATATAATCATCATAATGTGCAGGAAAAATAGCCCATCTTAATAGTGTCTCATTCCCCCCAGAAGAGAAGTTTGTCAGTTTAACCTGTGTTAGCACCCATCACAAACGTAAGTCCCAATGTAAATGTAGCTGGGTACAAACGGAAAGGATACAATAGTACCACAAAAATCCATTTACAAAAAGAAATTAGAAAATCAAACTCAGTAATAGTAGTCCATATTAAATTCTTAACAAATCAGCAATGTGAGTTGATCTACCTGAGAAGGCTTAACATCTAAATCCTTTGCAATGAGCTGAGCGAGTTCCGCGATGTGAGGCTTCAGCTCTGTGTAGTTGATGGTCAACAGCATGGAGAATTTTATCAGGCCAATCTTAACTTCCCCTGTGCATTAAAGGATACCAACAGTTAAGTTATAAACCATTCTGATTTGGCTCTCATAAACATACAAGCAACAATAGTAACATATCAAACCAGGAGCTTGGGGTTGAGGGGATCCAGTTGGCGCAAGATTAGGAGATATGCCTGTGGTCGAGTTCACCTCATCTGTGTCTGAAGGAAGAGGTGGCGAGGCAGGCGACAAGTGGAGTCTCTCCCATAACTCGGAGCAATTGGTTTTCCAGAAACCAACTTTTTCATGTTCACGGTCATATGTTACAAGTGTATTTCTGACAATTATACCTGCCACAAAAAGAGGTTATATATACATCCTTCAATTGTACAGTTAAGACCACATGATAAACCAGACAGTACCTCCCAAAAGAGTGGTTGACTCCTTTCCATTCTGAAATATCCCGAGACAGTACGCACCATGTGCCTTTGAGTGCTGTATGTTAGAACAAGGATTAGAGAGCAGATAATTATGTTATGCTATTGATTGTGCATCACATTACCAAACGATGTGGGGAAAAATAAAGTGAAGAAAGGACTTACCCTGAAGAGATAATTTTCGGGGGCCAACACCAGCTTCTGTCCATTGCTAAACACCATTTCAGCAGACGGGAAGGCTTTTGAAAGTTGTGCAGGATCACTGGAGCAATATCAACATTTAAAAATCACTGGGTACACAAACATAAGTAATAGGaaacatatactactattcTAGCCAATTCTATGATGAGAATCATATTACCTTCCAGCACCTGCGAAGCAGATATCATTGTAGTTAGGGTCAGGACCTTGTATTCTTTTGAGGGACCGGGTTTCCTTTAAaatctacatgcaaaaatgggAGCTCAGCAAGAAACAATCTGTCGAGACTTCCAAAAGTAGTATAATCTACAAAATGTATATTACAGCGGCTTTAAAGGCTTCAAATGCTGCTTGCGGAAGATAAGCATAGGTTGTGCCACTATCCAGAACAGTTCCATGTTTGCCATCAAAAACCTTGGGATTCAGGGGCAGCTTTTTCCCAGCAATGTGAATCTCATTCAGCTCGATATTGTAATATGGACTGTTGCCATCCCGAAACTAGAGTAAATGTGTGAGATGTATCAAGTGTACTTGTTAGGATAGAGCCTAACACTCAGTTGTAATACCTCAAAGTCTTTAAACATACCTGCGAACAGGGTCTGAATGGGTAAAAGCCATCTCCTTAGGGGAGGAAATTCCTCCAAGAACCATTGAACCACCACCGACATCCATTCCACCATAGCACAACGAAAATGAATCACTGATTACACCTTTCTCAACAAGCTGATCCACGATACTAAGATCTCCACGACCTAAACCCATTATCCCATCAGCATGTTGGCTGTAAAGATCCCCTGTTTCCATATTCTCACATCCAAAAGTAGCTTGTTGCGGTTGTAGATCACTTTGATTGCCAAATGAAATTATGTCTACTCCCAAGACACCACTGCTAGAACTCATTTCAGCATAATTCCTTTCGTAAATACATTGTTCTCTATTACTATCACAACTGCAATCAATGTTGCACTTTAGAGGTTCATAGGTGCTCGATGATTCCGGCTTGAACCTTGGATCCTATTAAATGAAAGAGAACTCAATAAAATTGGGTAAAACAATGTAAATGTGCAATGTAGATTACTTGTGTTTAAGCAAGTGTAATAAGTACTGCCAGCACTATAAGTGGCAAACATGCAGTGATCCAAAAATTGTATGGATCCTAGTAAGAGCACTATTGAATCATAAAGTAATAAATGAGAAGAGAGGAAAATAGTCTCCAATGAACTGAAAAATACAAGAAAAAGTGCAATGAATAAAGTTGAAAACAATCTATATttcactataatatttttacCCTTCCTCTTTTAACTTGGCTACTCCTCAGAGCATAAACCAGTAAACCACATAGTGAGAACTAAGTATCCTTTCCCTCTCTCCATTTAGTCTGATTTGATGGGAGAATAATCCAATCCATCAGGTGAACCCCAAGGCTATGATAGTAACAAATTAATGTTGCTCTATAAGTATTTTTGAACCGATGCAAGCTGAAATCATGACAAAGAAAAAACAGAATACCGTTCTGACCTTAATCTCCTAGACTGCAAGTTGACACCAGTATATAATTTACCAGCTATAAAGACCATCTAAAGTTTTGATTGGTATAAATTAATAACATGTGATTCAGTTCAACACTTTGTTCTTGATTGctaaatcattaaaaaaaatttaccagATCCATTTCCCCCAATacaatcgattttttttaaaaaaattaataagagAAGCGCTTCAATCCAGCAAACCAAACGGCAATTTTCAACGCAAATTAGAGAGAAATGGAGGAAGGAGAGAGTGAACCTGATGCTTTCCACACTGTTGACAAGTCGAGCAAGGAACATAAGTAACAGTACTGCCAGTGTCAACTATGAGGGCAAACTGCTGCGGCGGCGTTCCGATCCACAGCCGAGTCGTGTAATACCTGCACCGCCGCATCATAATTCGTCaggaaaacaaataataatcgAGTGATTGAAGATCAGATCTCGCATCACGACAGGAAATGTcaaattaaaagagaaaagaagacGCAGAGCAGACCCGTTGAGGAGGAGATCGTCATGGAGAGACATGCGAGCATTTGGGATGGTGCGCGCGTGGAGACGGCGGCGGGTGAAATAGTCCTCGTTGATGCGGTTGCTGTTGCGCTGCTTGAAAAACAGGGGCAAGATCATGGCGTTGCCTCTACTACTGGTGTTGTTTACGAATCTAATCGAATGGTAATTCGGTGGAGATATAGCCGCGGCGGAGACGGCCGTTGTGAAGATGAGGATGGCGAGAGTCAGTACCCAAGCCATTATGTGAGGCTGGGGCTGGGGCTGGGGCTGGGGCTGGGGCTGGGGCTGGGTCACAGTTGATCTGCCGGCgggaagagagaaagagattcCGGTGtaatgtgtttgagttaatacGGAAGAGATTTTATAGCTGACTTTGTTTGTGATAGAAATAAGGTTAAACAGATTAGGCTAAATCACTAACATACAATTGTTCAATTATTCCAGTTTCTCCGTCACACCCTCcaattttatcataaatataCAAACAAAAGAATTACACGACTTTTTGTACTATGCAGACTCGAAATTATATCTTATGAATTTAAATccttaaaatttaataatttaaggATTTAAaacaactaaaataaaaaagataaaaaaaaagttgcgAGAAATAGAATGATAATAAGAAGGTATCCTAAGATCTCCATTTTCTTGATTATTTAGTACATTTAATAATTTACTCCGTAACCAAATAACCAATTATGACCCAAGTTCAATTAAGGGATCATTATTTTAGTCTATATCTTCACTCTGAAGATTTAAAACCGAGGATTAACTATTACACAATTCCAAAAGCATCTTAAAATAGGCACATACAACGTTATTTGCAAAATAGGCACACGAGCTGCGTAACATTGTTATGACCTTGGTGTGACGAACTACATGGGTTATGTAGTTTGTAATACAAAATAGTACTAGTTAGTGTAGAATGTTATGTACGTGGCAGTTTTTTTGTAAAATATCATAACTTCCTATACAGAGCCCCGATTGAAGCGTGCAAGATATTCACGAAGTCATTTGAAGATGATGAGAATGACGTCATTAAAAGATTGTTTAGGACTCATTTTTTACCTGTAATTTCCTTAAAAACTTAACAAAGATGTGAAAACAACCAATTGATAGGAACAATTGGAATGTTgataaaaaaacacaattaataGAATCATAGCATAGCCACTCAAAAGAAAACTAAATCTAGCCCCTAAATACACGAATAGCCGGTCGGGATGTACTAATATGCTAACTATTAAAGTGCTTATGTACATTCAATCTCGCGCTGCCACATGGCACAAAACATGCAAGATTGTAAACACTAAAATCAAATATACATTTGTAGAAGTGTGTTAAGGGATAATTTtccttaacaagattccggcgTCGCGATTGCGATCGTCGAAGGGATAAAAGGTAGTCacgggagctttgcccgtcgatcaaaccaagaacaatgcggaattgaaataaaagcgtgaataaaatagaaggataatcaATATTTCTTGATTAATccaaatgaataacaatgtccaatatttataatagtggataccaAACTTaaggaataagaaaataatactaataaatttgaaaagatatggtaaatcaataactaactaaataatatagatatgAGGATAATCCTAGGaatatgctcgtatcaactctcccacggttaaaattcacattgtcctcaaggtggaaaccacaaaGCACAACGAACGTCTATGATCCTCTCGTCAAGCAGCTTAGCAAGAACATTGTGCTCCACCGACTTCACAAAGTGGGCTAGAATTGCATTGGTGTAGGCAGCCATAGCCACAACAATCCCAATCGATGTGCTATGTTGATTCATTCCACCATTTGACTCAACATATAAATATCCATTTGACTTAGGCAAGTCCCCTATGCACCCTCTCCATTCACTGTTTTTCCATATAGTTGAAATATAACCAAGTGGAGAATTATCAAAGTCCATGACGCATAGGAGCTTCGATCCATCAACTCTTTCGCCATCCAACAATGCCTCTTCCTTCTCAATTTGATCTCGATTAAGTAATCGATCAATTTGGAGCTTGTCAAGGCGTCTATGAATGCCCAAAGACGGCGTGTTGTTTTGCGGAGGGATCAATCGTGCATCggcgtcgagcgatgttgatcgatgattcatacttgtgACAACCCTGACATGAGATGAATCACTCAATAATTTCAACAATGCGTTGTCCATAATAGAACTTCCCAAACCAATCTGGACTTGGAGAATCTTGATTCGAGAATCATTCAATTGTTGCGAGCACTGAATCTCGATGCAACCTTGAACCGATTTCTCTTTTCATGCGGAATCCGGACTGGACTTCTCCATCTTCTCAACCTTTTCAACTCCACCAAAACCAACAGAAGAATCGGGAATCTTCTTGGTAGAATCAGCAAAGCCTTCCTCAACTCGATCACAATCAGGAACcaacggcgacggtggcggCGGCTGGTAGGTTTTTGGAGGAGGCACCTTCGGGTAATTTTGGTGGGGTAGGGCTGCTGGGAGGAAAGTTGTGGCGGCTGGTGGTAGTCGTGTGACGGCGGCGGCTGAGTGTGGAAGTAGTGTTGCTGCGGCGGTCTGTAGACGAGCTGCTCCTGCTGCCATGGATCGGTGTAGGTCTGGGACGTCGGATGCATGTATGGGTCAGTGTTGTGGAAGTAGGGTTGTGGCTGGTTGTCGAAGTAGGGTTTAACCGTTGTTTGCCACTGTGTCGGATATTGCAGCGGCGCAGTGGGCAGGTGCGCCCatggtggttcccaacaagaatTTGGGTTTGCCTGCGGCAACGTGTAGGGCAGCGGTGGTTGCGGGTAGGGATGGAATGGTTGCACATGCTGAGGGTGGTCTTATTGATGATGGGCGTGTTGCTGTTCATCAAGCTTGTCCAATCTCTTGTTTAATCTGTTGCAGAAAGCCATTAGCCGGTCACATAGTGAAGATAAAATGATTTCCTCATTGGGATTCATGGATGAAGATGATTAAAGATGAAGGATGAGCACgaaatgaaagcaccaattgttaagggatAATTTtccttaacaagattccggcgTTGTCGAAGGGATAAAAggtagtcgcgggagctttgcccgtcgatcaaaccaagaagAACAATACGGAATTGAAATAAAagcgtgaaaataaaatagaaggataatcgatatttcttgattaatccaaatgaataacaatgtccaatatttataatagtggataccctaacttaaggaacaagaaaataatactaataaatttgaaaagatatggtaaatcaataactaactaaataatatagatatgTGGATAATCCTAGGAATATGCTCGTATCAAAGTGATAGATGAATTTCGTTagattgcattttagttatatacagattgcattttttattgttgagtTTTACATTTTAGATATAGACtgtttaatttgcattttatatacAGACAtgttgcatttatatatagtttattttgcactatatagtttattttgcaCTGTAGATAATTTATGTTAAAATGCAAAACTTAAGAGGATAAAATGCAATTTGCATgtaactaaaatgcaatatgcGGAAATGCATATACAACTTCAcccatatatatttcatttttcatgcaATGTGTCAGTACGGGATTGAAAGTATTTTTAAAACTCTAATTATGGATGCGCCCTAGTACTCCCCATAGCCCACGTATATTACCCATCTGACCAAACATTCAGTTTTCTATGGAGATTTAAACTACGTGGCTTGTCGAAAATCCTACTTATAATAATTGCCGGGGATGTCGTTAAATGATGTCATTTATGTAAAGGGCGTTGTTTTTCTTAATTGGAGTAGAAATCGTTTTAGGGCAATCATTTTGCtcataatttatatattaaacgaaggaaataatcaaataaggtaagttcttcacatattttaatatttggCATTAGATTTCTGCATTTTATTTTCAACTTATGCATTTGAGTTGTTTGTCTATTTCCAAGTAGTGAGTTTGATAAGGCATATTTCATGCATCAGCTTatgggtaaaatgtatgctatttgatcagtttatcgcgcaaaacgagtgttaattgtgcaggaatgccgcttgactaagggcaacaaggccaagctgatcaagctggtacagaaggcgaaaaaggccaaaaaccgggtgggttgatcaagggagtaatcaagcagttagccgGGGGACCACTTCGTTCTAGAAGAAAGACACGTGAGGCTGATGCGCTGGATGGCGATCATCAATCGGTTATCAAGCACGAtattctagaaggggacacgtgttgATACgtaagacgcaaggacgaagccgatcatcattctgttattgaggagcgacgtcattctagaagaagggcaCGTATCAATCGATGAGGCGCTCAATCCCAGCAAGGACGAATATTCGCTGCCAGAGACGGTCGGAAACTTGAGACAACTTGAAACTTCTCTGGTAGCgacgagcttataaatagaggatgcacCATCTTAATATGAATCTTCTTTTTTCCGCTTCtagtttagtttttcttttccttGTTTCTAGTTTGGTTTTCCAGTTCCaaagatagcttagttagataataGCAATGACCAGTTAGAagagagcgaccgaagggagcgcgacagagaaaTCAATATCTGTTTGGCGTTGTCTCAAGTTTCCGACCGAGAGTTTCTCAGCTAGATTCGCTTTCTTACTTTCCAGTTTTAGCTGCTTAAGTTCAATTCTTCGTTGTTTCGTAGTTAAAGAATCGATCTTTTGTATTCCGCATGATTACAGTTTTGTTTTGAGCATTGAGTATAAAAATCGGAGTTATTTTGTTTTCATCATCTCGGTTACTATTCCAGTCTAGTTCAACTTTAAAGTCTCTGATTCAGTGTTTAATCATGATGAATGACAAAGTGTTTTGTGTTTTCGTAGCAAGCCTAGGT contains:
- the LOC121749259 gene encoding aspartic proteinase nepenthesin-1-like — protein: MAWVLTLAILIFTTAVSAAAISPPNYHSIRFVNNTSSRGNAMILPLFFKQRNSNRINEDYFTRRRLHARTIPNARMSLHDDLLLNGYYTTRLWIGTPPQQFALIVDTGSTVTYVPCSTCQQCGKHQDPRFKPESSSTYEPLKCNIDCSCDSNREQCIYERNYAEMSSSSGVLGVDIISFGNQSDLQPQQATFGCENMETGDLYSQHADGIMGLGRGDLSIVDQLVEKGVISDSFSLCYGGMDVGGGSMVLGGISSPKEMAFTHSDPVRSPYYNIELNEIHIAGKKLPLNPKVFDGKHGTVLDSGTTYAYLPQAAFEAFKAAILKETRSLKRIQGPDPNYNDICFAGAGSDPAQLSKAFPSAEMVFSNGQKLVLAPENYLFRHSKAHGAYCLGIFQNGKESTTLLGGIIVRNTLVTYDREHEKVGFWKTNCSELWERLHLSPASPPLPSDTDEVNSTTGISPNLAPTGSPQPQAPGEVKIGLIKFSMLLTINYTELKPHIAELAQLIAKDLDVKPSQVKLTNFSSGGNETLLRWAIFPAHYDDYISNATAMKIVSRLSGNQLHLPDSFGSYKLSEWSLEPPPERTRWRQHYLAFVIAFAVVIVIGMLASGGWFIWRRNRNLAEVLYKPVDTVVAEQELQPLQN